The sequence ACTATcattaacaaatatatatagtttaaATAAACTAGTAAATACGTTTTAAAGCacttcaaactaaaaagtgattATAATTCTTCATATAAACTGACGGTAATCGCTActtccaacaagacggtgcgTCGCTTCAAAGTGCGTGCAAAGTTTGCGAATCGCTAATTTCGAGAAATGGCTCAGTCAAATGACCGCCAAGATTATGAGCCATTTAACGCATCTACAATTAGATTCCCTGGGAATATGTAAAACCAATGGCTTACGCCAATCAGCCAGCAAGGCTCGAGAAGCTCGAAATTCCAACCGAAACGCTACGCATTGAAAATACATGTCTGAGTTTGAATTGAAACCACCATCGCTTTTGAGGCGCTTATGCGGTTCTCTGATACATACCTACAAACATCGTAGTTACGAAGGCATTAAAAgcgtttttaaaatttactgttttcgctattaatatttatttttaaaaatagtaaacagAAGCGTGGATCCATAAGTACTGCCAATTCCGTCTAATTTTATTCGTATTTTTATaagcacacacataaacatttagatatatgtatatagatattataagtaagtaaatacacaaatattgcAACTTATTTTGGCTCTTCTTAATTTAATTCACAGCCATTCCGATTTTCTACATTTTGGCAATTGTACCGGGTCTTATGCCATGGGAGCAGGAATACCGCTTTTTATCATTTTGCCATCTTTTCGGTTCGGTAGCTCCATGGTGCGGAAGCTTTATATATCATCTGTTCATGAATATTGAAAGTGGAGAGCACGTCTACTACACTTTGCTGAAATTGGATATGGTCGGTATATGGGTCAGCCAAAGTTTTGGTAAGTGCAGAATTTCGTAAAATTAAacgattaaatatatttaatgaaagAGCTTATAATAATACACAAAGGAAGCCAATGGTAATTATTAAGTAGAAACCTAAATTAAACGTTAGAAGTTTgttcatatttaaaaagtatGAAACATATTGAGATTTCGGATTTAGTACATTATTCATAATACGTAAGGAGCCAGGAATGGTCTGGTGTAGACAAACAGATATGCATCGATGGATCACATCGATGTTTTTTAATCGTTTAATTTCGATGCAGAtgtaaatgtttaattattatttattaaataactaattattcaaaaggtatattatcataaaagtaaTACCAGTCTGCTGGAATTAGAGCTTTTAGGTCCTGCAGATGTTGCCATTTCTTCTTAGTTATTGTTAAACTTTGTTAAAGCATAGACTGCTGAATTCCTAAAAAAGCACGGCTgtgatcacttggatcatggagtcgctaggccgaactctggcggctccttctctacccatataccgagggagttgtgggtgggaagaagccgttggagaaaaggaacagtgagcttcttcacggatgggtcaaagatTTActactccggagtgcagcctccttcagagaagtgaccatcgactcagatagcagagcggcgattcCAGCCTTGAACTTGAGAGAATTCAGAGCTGATCGAagacctaacctcgctatcaatagcatcgagtgtctttgtgataagaatgATATGAGCGGcagaccacagcggaatcgcaggaaacatGAGCTAGCAAGAAGAGGCACcgtagaaccgctatcggtagaatgaaTACTATTACTGAATAGCTGGGCGTCGCggaagcttggtcagcgctgggccACAATTTTTACACACGCTGCcgtcattgccctattggcttctacgcagtaaggctgggaatcctaccagacgccatctgcagaagctgtatggaagaagattaggtggacaattcccacgacagccggttctacgcaccgtaattgattttatccgaccaagggctgttttttcggcaatccttcagatatcccaccgaactggcagaaagcgttttgttaatttataagttcgaacacaggggttcttcttttctatggcctcacaaagagctacatatatgtatatagtagtccaCGTCCGATCAACCATGTAGCCCAAACTAACCAAAGAACACTGtacttaattactaaaaataaacataaacaataaatgaaggctaacttcgatataaaaaaacaagCACTCtgttgtatttacatacatgagtgatgatacgttattttgtttaacgaaaTCAAGCACTTAATGATAcgtttctttgaatttttaatatagctTGGGTATTTTTGATCCcagaagcttaaaatttgtgacacatacatatgtaatatgatgtggtgattcttcaattttttctagtacttatgtacatattaataaataaaaataacatgaaatatgaaatatgaaaaacttgcaactgtttttatttaaaattaaaaaaagtattaatattaaaatttttaattttaatacaaatttagattgatcatacgttattttgtttcagaaatgaaaattcaaaataacgtaagacacctactataaaatttgcttaactcttttttcttttatttttctaaaatatacatataatttcatgttaattcagatttgaaaattttgtttcaatatctcaagtggttttctttttatacggttttttgctttttaggtGACGACAGGTAGTATATGGTAGTTGGGGTAGTATCAACCCTATTTTAGCTATTACCTATTGTCATTCCACAACCTAAAAAAACTGTTCCCTGGGTTTCAATAAGGTCACGAATCACATAAGGTAAAATCAagcagatgttcgaaaatcctgatattagttatatgtggGATGGGTCAAGTTTTCTcccaattttatgtattttctgtaaattttattgagataactcaaatattggccgatgtaTCCAGCATAAGCTGgccagaagttcgaaaatctttatattaggtatatgggggctcagggagtATTGACcagcttcaacccatttttgatacacagaagtACGATTGTCAGGAAAGGACTTTGTCTGATTTCATTTGACTTTTTGGTTGAAAGTCAACTATGAACCCCATACATCCGTTTTTGAATTATATCGCTATTCGTAATTTTAAACAGTACCATTATATGGAATGTGAGTGGAGTTATCTTCCGATTAcatcaattttcacactgtcggtaggagttctcaTAAGATTTGTACctagcaaatttggttgttgtagctttagtagtttagaagatatgtacattaaatttattagaggGCGCGGTTACCTCCACTTgttaaacaatttgtttgcccacaggtgccccttgccaCTGTGATTTCCTATGCcaaatcataattttatatcttctggtgcttagttatgacactttataagttttttagCACCGACactgaaaatttatgaaatcgaatgaaaatatattagGATAGAGCTTTGCGCCAATAGTGTCTTTAAGATAAACCATTTCAGGTCTAAAATTAGTCAAAATCCGGCCATAGCTGTTGTCaaacccctaggtaccgaatatgcgAACCCTAGTTGCcttttgacagaaaatatcgTTCATTGTgcgagatatataattgaaattcagaaaaaaatatcagGAGATAATAGTATGTCTGTTGGTTAACCCTCATATTCCTAATATAAAGGCTTTCGAACTTTCGAGTGACGCAAAAAgtcatatatcggccaatatgtgagttaatgcaatgaaaatgagagagagtGTTTAGCTCATAACAGAGTACCTTTGTACCTAAATAGATATAATAGGGGAAAACTTGACTTAGCCTCCTTATAATCAATATCACGGTTATCGAGAATCCCGCTGACGTAaagtcacatatgtatattagtaatGATAGTATGTTAAGTACCTTCATCAAAACCAGAGagcattttattagtatgtggcaCCTTAATGGTATATAAAATGGTATCGATACTACCCCCAAATGCAATAGTTTAATATACAATTTAGCCAGCTCTTGAAGCAATTTCACGGCTTTCATTATTAcgagttgcaagagtataaaatgtgaGGTGTCACTTAGCcctataaaactataaaaaattatgaagtgaAGGTGAaaactaattgtttttttatttagtaaaaaaattatttgttaataaGCGTAAATCATTTTAGAACTCTAACTTCTTTAATTTTGATAGAAATTAATCAAAACTATTTGAACCTGAAGTGTACTAATCTGATGACTTGCAGTGTATGTTctcttttataatataatatataaatatctctTCAATTCGGCACACATATTCACAAGTTTTACTCATTCTTAAGCGATAACGAAAGTGTACATTTTAGAATCAACAAGAGCCGTACTTGACATTGTACTTTGTAGTTTCGATGTTAGCTTTGAACACTTCCGTAAAAGCATGGTCATTAGAATAATAATAGCCAAAGATAACTCGTACATAAAATAGTTATTATAGTAcacatgtactcgtatatacttgTAGCTATTATACATTTAATCCAAGAATATAAATGCCCTACAccgcaataaattttcaatacacaACACATTTTCGCTTCGGGATCATTCGCGCATTTGGTTTACAGTCAAATTCCTTTCCGAATTCATCGAAATTCGAGAGCATTCCAATAACGCGAACCTCCTCGGGCGGATGCACATCAGTCGCAATTATAATTTCACGCCAATTGCGATTCACATCGGTACACCAAACTTGGCCTAAGCTCAAGAAGAATAATTGTTGCGGCGACAAATTTATGTTTGGCAATCTCTCATGCTGCATTGTCGTCGAATTATCACTATGCTGCCTAATCCAGTGCTGAAACGCGTTGTAAGCAATACGTAGGCCCACATTGTCAGCGATATTTTCATCCTGGGCATTTATTATTGGCAATTTGCGACTATTATACCGGTATCCGCTGTACTGCTGCCTAAGGCATTCCTTTCGTTTGGAAAACTCTTCGGTAGAAGTACGATCCCACCAGTTGTTGAGGTTGCCTCGGGCGTCGTATTTACGTGCTATATCATCGAAACCGTGAGCCATTTCATGTGCAATAACAAAGCCCATAGTGGAGTATTTGACTGTTGATGGGTAAGCATGGTCCCAAAGAAAATGCGGCTGCAGAAAGGAGACTGGAATAAGAACTCTGTTGTACTCAGCTGCGTAAGCAGGCGTGAAGCTAAGAATTTCTCCCACATCAAGTTTTGGAGATTCTAAAAGACGCAAGCGATAACTGCGCCCCTGTAACTCTAAAATATTGACGACATTATCGAAGTAGCTATCAGTGCTGATTACCAAAACATCGTATTGTTGCTCGAAATTTTCTTGCTCATATGAATTAATCTCCATGGACATGGCCGATAATTTCTCCAATGCTTTGTCACGTGTGACTACCGACATCCAATTGTTTACTTCCGATTTCAATAATTCaccaaaagcattttttaattcaaaccaTAGCATTCGTAGttctgcaaaaattttttggttttgggtGAATAATTGTTGGTATATTACGTGGTCCAAGTATTTCACAAAGAAACGTTTGGTTCGGTCCACGCATTTGTTTCGATGCTTGTCGTCGGAATCATTTACTTCCATACGAAAATCCTGTAAAAGCTCCCACATAATATAATTAGCAACAATTTCTTTCGGTGTTTCCTCAATAACTCTGCGCAAGTTGTTTATGTATGAttccacatatacataaacaggCAGCACATATGGATAACCCAGCCATACATTAACGTAATGTGTAAAATTTATCGTTGGTTTATAGTTATCGGTCATCACTTCAAGTAGAGTCAGTTGAGTTTTATCTTCCATGCCAAAACCCCTATCTGCATCGATCTTACCTTCCGCAAGTCTCCTTTCAAAATCAACAATTTCCATCGCTGTTTTGGAGGCCACCTGCATGCTCATTCCCAATACTGTGTGCATTTCCATTTGCCTGGCGACAGCTAACACTACGTAATATTCAGCAGCTCGTGGTGTCACCAACTTATCTAATTGACCCAAATATAAACGATTCACTTCATTGTTGGTCAAATCGGCGAATACATCTGCGCCTAAAATGATCTGTTTACCATACTTTCGGAGAATAACTGCAACCACTTCCAACCAATCGAATTTATCAGCCTCCCAAAGAGGTCCCTTCAACGCCGGCATACCCCCGAATTCTTCTAATACAGAAACCAACTTCTGTCggtaattttttcgtaaatctGCTTTATTCATGCAAGACTCAAAGAAATACTTTACTTTGCGATCCATATCCGATTCGCTAGTCCGCTTCGGTTTACGCATCCAACGCACTACGCGCCTGTTATAGGCGTTCTTTAACTCATTAAATAAGCCAGTTTTCCCATCCGAAAAGCGCGCTGGGTTTATATCCTGCCAATTACCACAGGCATAGCGATAAAAGTCATCGCAAGGATCCATCCGAGGTTGCATATAATTAACCATTTCTGCAGCCTTTGAAAGTCGTAAAATTTCGCGCGCATTTTCTGTGTTGAAATCGTAATCAGTGTTGATTATTCGTGCCGCGCCAGCAAATTCTGTAATGAAATAAACTAAGCACACTAAACACCGCAAAACCTGCCAAATCCGCTGTTTGTCTGGACACATTGTCGTAACGAATGCTGAGTGCGGTTTGATGCTGAGCATTTTTCGTGACTGCCGCTTGGAAAGTACAATTATCGCAAAAGTAATACCCACTAAAATTGAATTCGGAAACAGACATAGGTTATCGGCAAAACATACATGTACATTTCCTCTTTTCACTCGCTAAgagcacatacatatgatacttgtatatgtacatgtgtgttcATACGTATTTACATTTTAAGACATGTAtgctcgtacatatgtatgtatgtagttattgtACGCTTATGAGAGGGCGTCGCTACAATTGAATCTATATGTTTTGTTCTTATACTCTTATcttcaaaatatacaaatattttgaatctAATAGGTGACTTTGTGACGAAAAATTGCTATAAATACCTGTATCTAGAAGTTGCACACAAAGAAAGCACtcgcaaaaaatttaatgagttCCGATCAAGTCATATGAGCGCCGAACATGTAAATCCTCCAAAAGAGTTAcagacagatacatacataaacaataTCTACAAAATTGATGTGGTAAATCGAAGTTTTTCAAACAGCTGACATGATAGGCAAGCGAAGGCTTTGTGCAAAGTGAGTGCCTTGCAAACTCACAATCGGAACAATGCGAATTGTACTAACCTTTCttgtaaagtgaaataattaccctaatatatttattattgcatTGTTGAACATTTATTCTGTGGAAAAATTGCCATATTCTCTAGTTCTGGTCCAAccgatttttttctattctcATATCTCAAAAGAATTTTTACAGGAAAGTAATTTAGCGATAAAGAAGAGGAATTCGACTAGACTGAGACCGATTTTGGAGCAAAAGAACAATCGGTGCAGTGAAAGCTCGCTACAATCGGTGTACAGACCTAGGCGTGACTAGAGGAAAAAGGGTCAGCTGAAATTTGATATGTACCTCGTTTGATTAGACTCTACTCGGCAATCGTTGGAGACACCTCTTCTCTCTTAGAGATTTAGCGCTGATTTACGTGTATAGATATATTTAATGTCCTCTtccactttaaaattttatggtttCAATGGAATCCCGGCTACGGAATCTTTTCATATATTGCAAAAGTGTTTAGGGAAGCCCTATCCTAGTAAACGAATACTAGTGGCAAAAAGCTTTCAGTAAAGGTCATAAAGTCAACGAAAACTTGCTCTTGTGAATAATTCACCCACCTCTGTTGACACCGAAAA comes from Bactrocera dorsalis isolate Fly_Bdor unplaced genomic scaffold, ASM2337382v1 BdCtg010, whole genome shotgun sequence and encodes:
- the LOC105232588 gene encoding neprilysin-4 is translated as MLSIKPHSAFVTTMCPDKQRIWQVLRCLVCLVYFITEFAGAARIINTDYDFNTENAREILRLSKAAEMVNYMQPRMDPCDDFYRYACGNWQDINPARFSDGKTGLFNELKNAYNRRVVRWMRKPKRTSESDMDRKVKYFFESCMNKADLRKNYRQKLVSVLEEFGGMPALKGPLWEADKFDWLEVVAVILRKYGKQIILGADVFADLTNNEVNRLYLGQLDKLVTPRAAEYYVVLAVARQMEMHTVLGMSMQVASKTAMEIVDFERRLAEGKIDADRGFGMEDKTQLTLLEVMTDNYKPTINFTHYVNVWLGYPYVLPVYVYVESYINNLRRVIEETPKEIVANYIMWELLQDFRMEVNDSDDKHRNKCVDRTKRFFVKYLDHVIYQQLFTQNQKIFAELRMLWFELKNAFGELLKSEVNNWMSVVTRDKALEKLSAMSMEINSYEQENFEQQYDVLVISTDSYFDNVVNILELQGRSYRLRLLESPKLDVGEILSFTPAYAAEYNRVLIPVSFLQPHFLWDHAYPSTVKYSTMGFVIAHEMAHGFDDIARKYDARGNLNNWWDRTSTEEFSKRKECLRQQYSGYRYNSRKLPIINAQDENIADNVGLRIAYNAFQHWIRQHSDNSTTMQHERLPNINLSPQQLFFLSLGQVWCTDVNRNWREIIIATDVHPPEEVRVIGMLSNFDEFGKEFDCKPNARMIPKRKCVVY